A region from the Oncorhynchus clarkii lewisi isolate Uvic-CL-2024 chromosome 8, UVic_Ocla_1.0, whole genome shotgun sequence genome encodes:
- the LOC139415033 gene encoding heterogeneous nuclear ribonucleoprotein Q isoform X5, with protein MMSGDMVTDQVNGNGTEEPMDTTTVDTTAAEVKHSDHFQTLLDAGLPQKIAEKLDAIYVAGLVAHSDLDERAIEALKEFNEEGALQVLLQFKESDLSHVQNKSAFLCGVMKTYRQREKQGTKVSDSTKGPDEAKIKALLDRTSYTLDVTTGQRKYGGPPPDSVYSGSQPTIGTEIFVGKIPRDLFEDELVPLFEKAGPIWDLRLMMDPLSGLNRGYAFVTFCTKEAASEAVNLCNNHEIRPGKHIGVCISVANNRLFVGSIPKSKTKEQMVEEFAKVTEGLNDVILYHQPDDKKKNRGFCFLEYEDHKTAAQARRRLMSGKVKVWGNVVTVEWADPIEEPDSEVMAKVKVLFVRNLANSVTEEILEKSFGKFGRLERVKKLKDYAFIHFDERDSAVKALAEMNGKDLEGEHIDIVFAKPPDQKRKERKAQRQAAKTNMYDDYYYNYGPPQLPPPTRGGRSRGGGRGGYAYPPDYYGYEDYYDYYGYDYHNYRDGYEDPYYGYDDYQAPARGRGGRSAWGPSPARGRGGAGAFRGRGGFSPRGGPGSSRGGVRGARGGVQQRGRGGVRGARGGRGGNVGGKRKADGYNQPDSKRRQTNNQNWGSQPIAQQPLQGKRGRGRS; from the exons GACTGGTAGCACACAGTGACCTAGATGAAAGGGCTATTGAAGCGTTGAAAGAATTTAATGAAGAAGGTGCTCTGCAAGTCCTGCTTCAGTTTAAGGAAAGTGATCTGTCGCACGTGCAA AACAAAAGTGCGTTTCTCTGTGGAGTAATGAAGACttacagacagagggagaagcaAGGAACCAAAGTTTCAGATTCCACAAAGGGACCAGATGAGGCAAAAATAAAG GCTCTGCTTGATAGAACCAGCTATACACTTGATGTGACAACGGGTCAGCGCAAGTATGGAGGCCCCCCCCCAGATTCTGTGTATTCAGGTTCTCAACCCACTATTGGAACAGAG ATATTTGTTGGGAAAATTCCTCGAGACTTGTTTGAGGACGAGCTGGTGCCGCTCTTTGAGAAGGCGGGACCTATCTGGGATCTACGTCTAATGATGGACCCACTTAGTGGCCTGAACAGGGGGTACGCCTTTGTCACTTTCTGCACTAAAGAGGCTGCCTCAGAGGCAGTAAACCTG TGTAATAATCATGAAATACGCCCCGGCAAGCACATTGGAGTGTGTATATCTGTTGCCAATAACAGGCTGTTCGTTGGCTCCATCCCCAAGAGTAAAACGAAAGAGCAGATGGTAGAGGAGTTTGCTAAAGTCACAG AGGGTCTTAATGATGTCATACTGTACCATCAGCCGGATGACAAAAAGAAGAACCGAGGTTTTTGCTTTTTGGAATACGAGGACCATAAAACTGCTGCTCAGGCCAGACGCAGGCTGATGAGTGGCAAGGTGAAAGTCTGGGGGAATGTGGTTACTGTGGAATGGGCAGACCCCATCGAGGAACCCGATTCAGAGGTCATGGCCAAG GTCAAAGTTTTGTTTGTTCGAAACCTTGCGAACAGTGTAACGGAAGAAATACTGGAAAAATCATTCGGCAAGTTTGGTAGACTGGAGCGAGTGAAAAAGCTGAAAGATTACGCGTTCATTCACTTTGATGAGAGGGACAGTGCAGTCAAG GCATTGGCTGAAATGAATGGCAAAGATCTAGAGGGAGAGCACATTGACATAGTCTTTGCAAAGCCCCCTGATCAGAAGAGGAAAGAACGCAAAGCTCAGAGACAAGCAGCCAAAACAAACAT GTATGATGATTATTATTACAACTACGGCCCCCCTCAGTTGCCCCCTCCCACAAGAGGTGGAAGAAGTAGAGGTGGTGGTAGGGGAGGGTATGCTTACCCCCCTGACTATTATGGCTATGAGGATTACTACGATTATTATGGTTATGACTACCACAATTACCGTGACGGATACGAGGACCCCTACTACGGCTATGATGACTATCAGGCTCCCGCTAGAGGAAGAGGGGGCAGAAGTGCCTGGGGGCCATCACCAGCCAGAGGCCGAGGTGGTGCAGGTGCTTTCAGGGGCAGAGGTGGCTTCTCACCGCGTGGCGGTCCAGGATCAAGCAGAGGAGGTGTACGAGGTGCCAGAGGAGGTGTGCAGCAGAGAGGCCGCGGCGGGGTACGTGGTGCAAGGGGTGGCCGCGGTGGAAATGTAGGAGGAAAGCGCAAAGCTGATGGGTACAACCAGCCAGATTCCAAGCGGCGCCAGACCAATAATCAGAACTGGGGCTCTCAACCCATTGCTCAGCAACCGCTCCAAG GGAAAAGAGGTCGAGGCCGGTCCTGA
- the LOC139415033 gene encoding heterogeneous nuclear ribonucleoprotein Q isoform X3, translating to MMSGDMVTDQVNGNGTEEPMDTTTVDTTAAEVKHSDHFQTLLDAGLPQKIAEKLDAIYVAGLVAHSDLDERAIEALKEFNEEGALQVLLQFKESDLSHVQNKSAFLCGVMKTYRQREKQGTKVSDSTKGPDEAKIKALLDRTSYTLDVTTGQRKYGGPPPDSVYSGSQPTIGTEIFVGKIPRDLFEDELVPLFEKAGPIWDLRLMMDPLSGLNRGYAFVTFCTKEAASEAVNLCNNHEIRPGKHIGVCISVANNRLFVGSIPKSKTKEQMVEEFAKVTEGLNDVILYHQPDDKKKNRGFCFLEYEDHKTAAQARRRLMSGKVKVWGNVVTVEWADPIEEPDSEVMAKVKVLFVRNLANSVTEEILEKSFGKFGRLERVKKLKDYAFIHFDERDSAVKALAEMNGKDLEGEHIDIVFAKPPDQKRKERKAQRQAAKTNMYDDYYYNYGPPQLPPPTRGGRSRGGGRGGYAYPPDYYGYEDYYDYYGYDYHNYRDGYEDPYYGYDDYQAPARGRGGRSAWGPSPARGRGGAGAFRGRGGFSPRGGPGSSRGGVRGARGGVQQRGRGGVRGARGGRGGNVGGKRKADGYNQPDSKRRQTNNQNWGSQPIAQQPLQGGDRSGKRGRGRS from the exons GACTGGTAGCACACAGTGACCTAGATGAAAGGGCTATTGAAGCGTTGAAAGAATTTAATGAAGAAGGTGCTCTGCAAGTCCTGCTTCAGTTTAAGGAAAGTGATCTGTCGCACGTGCAA AACAAAAGTGCGTTTCTCTGTGGAGTAATGAAGACttacagacagagggagaagcaAGGAACCAAAGTTTCAGATTCCACAAAGGGACCAGATGAGGCAAAAATAAAG GCTCTGCTTGATAGAACCAGCTATACACTTGATGTGACAACGGGTCAGCGCAAGTATGGAGGCCCCCCCCCAGATTCTGTGTATTCAGGTTCTCAACCCACTATTGGAACAGAG ATATTTGTTGGGAAAATTCCTCGAGACTTGTTTGAGGACGAGCTGGTGCCGCTCTTTGAGAAGGCGGGACCTATCTGGGATCTACGTCTAATGATGGACCCACTTAGTGGCCTGAACAGGGGGTACGCCTTTGTCACTTTCTGCACTAAAGAGGCTGCCTCAGAGGCAGTAAACCTG TGTAATAATCATGAAATACGCCCCGGCAAGCACATTGGAGTGTGTATATCTGTTGCCAATAACAGGCTGTTCGTTGGCTCCATCCCCAAGAGTAAAACGAAAGAGCAGATGGTAGAGGAGTTTGCTAAAGTCACAG AGGGTCTTAATGATGTCATACTGTACCATCAGCCGGATGACAAAAAGAAGAACCGAGGTTTTTGCTTTTTGGAATACGAGGACCATAAAACTGCTGCTCAGGCCAGACGCAGGCTGATGAGTGGCAAGGTGAAAGTCTGGGGGAATGTGGTTACTGTGGAATGGGCAGACCCCATCGAGGAACCCGATTCAGAGGTCATGGCCAAG GTCAAAGTTTTGTTTGTTCGAAACCTTGCGAACAGTGTAACGGAAGAAATACTGGAAAAATCATTCGGCAAGTTTGGTAGACTGGAGCGAGTGAAAAAGCTGAAAGATTACGCGTTCATTCACTTTGATGAGAGGGACAGTGCAGTCAAG GCATTGGCTGAAATGAATGGCAAAGATCTAGAGGGAGAGCACATTGACATAGTCTTTGCAAAGCCCCCTGATCAGAAGAGGAAAGAACGCAAAGCTCAGAGACAAGCAGCCAAAACAAACAT GTATGATGATTATTATTACAACTACGGCCCCCCTCAGTTGCCCCCTCCCACAAGAGGTGGAAGAAGTAGAGGTGGTGGTAGGGGAGGGTATGCTTACCCCCCTGACTATTATGGCTATGAGGATTACTACGATTATTATGGTTATGACTACCACAATTACCGTGACGGATACGAGGACCCCTACTACGGCTATGATGACTATCAGGCTCCCGCTAGAGGAAGAGGGGGCAGAAGTGCCTGGGGGCCATCACCAGCCAGAGGCCGAGGTGGTGCAGGTGCTTTCAGGGGCAGAGGTGGCTTCTCACCGCGTGGCGGTCCAGGATCAAGCAGAGGAGGTGTACGAGGTGCCAGAGGAGGTGTGCAGCAGAGAGGCCGCGGCGGGGTACGTGGTGCAAGGGGTGGCCGCGGTGGAAATGTAGGAGGAAAGCGCAAAGCTGATGGGTACAACCAGCCAGATTCCAAGCGGCGCCAGACCAATAATCAGAACTGGGGCTCTCAACCCATTGCTCAGCAACCGCTCCAAGGTGGTGATCGTTCTG GGAAAAGAGGTCGAGGCCGGTCCTGA
- the LOC139415033 gene encoding heterogeneous nuclear ribonucleoprotein Q isoform X2 has protein sequence MMSGDMVTDQVNGNGTEEPMDTTTVDTTAAEVKHSDHFQTLLDAGLPQKIAEKLDAIYVAGLVAHSDLDERAIEALKEFNEEGALQVLLQFKESDLSHVQNKSAFLCGVMKTYRQREKQGTKVSDSTKGPDEAKIKALLDRTSYTLDVTTGQRKYGGPPPDSVYSGSQPTIGTEIFVGKIPRDLFEDELVPLFEKAGPIWDLRLMMDPLSGLNRGYAFVTFCTKEAASEAVNLCNNHEIRPGKHIGVCISVANNRLFVGSIPKSKTKEQMVEEFAKVTEGLNDVILYHQPDDKKKNRGFCFLEYEDHKTAAQARRRLMSGKVKVWGNVVTVEWADPIEEPDSEVMAKVKVLFVRNLANSVTEEILEKSFGKFGRLERVKKLKDYAFIHFDERDSAVKALAEMNGKDLEGEHIDIVFAKPPDQKRKERKAQRQAAKTNMYDDYYYNYGPPQLPPPTRGGRSRGGGRGGYAYPPDYYGYEDYYDYYGYDYHNYRDGYEDPYYGYDDYQAPARGRGGRSAWGPSPARGRGGAGAFRGRGGFSPRGGPGSSRGGVRGARGGVQQRGRGGVRGARGGRGGNVGGKRKADGYNQPDSKRRQTNNQNWGSQPIAQQPLQGGDRSAGKRGRGRS, from the exons GACTGGTAGCACACAGTGACCTAGATGAAAGGGCTATTGAAGCGTTGAAAGAATTTAATGAAGAAGGTGCTCTGCAAGTCCTGCTTCAGTTTAAGGAAAGTGATCTGTCGCACGTGCAA AACAAAAGTGCGTTTCTCTGTGGAGTAATGAAGACttacagacagagggagaagcaAGGAACCAAAGTTTCAGATTCCACAAAGGGACCAGATGAGGCAAAAATAAAG GCTCTGCTTGATAGAACCAGCTATACACTTGATGTGACAACGGGTCAGCGCAAGTATGGAGGCCCCCCCCCAGATTCTGTGTATTCAGGTTCTCAACCCACTATTGGAACAGAG ATATTTGTTGGGAAAATTCCTCGAGACTTGTTTGAGGACGAGCTGGTGCCGCTCTTTGAGAAGGCGGGACCTATCTGGGATCTACGTCTAATGATGGACCCACTTAGTGGCCTGAACAGGGGGTACGCCTTTGTCACTTTCTGCACTAAAGAGGCTGCCTCAGAGGCAGTAAACCTG TGTAATAATCATGAAATACGCCCCGGCAAGCACATTGGAGTGTGTATATCTGTTGCCAATAACAGGCTGTTCGTTGGCTCCATCCCCAAGAGTAAAACGAAAGAGCAGATGGTAGAGGAGTTTGCTAAAGTCACAG AGGGTCTTAATGATGTCATACTGTACCATCAGCCGGATGACAAAAAGAAGAACCGAGGTTTTTGCTTTTTGGAATACGAGGACCATAAAACTGCTGCTCAGGCCAGACGCAGGCTGATGAGTGGCAAGGTGAAAGTCTGGGGGAATGTGGTTACTGTGGAATGGGCAGACCCCATCGAGGAACCCGATTCAGAGGTCATGGCCAAG GTCAAAGTTTTGTTTGTTCGAAACCTTGCGAACAGTGTAACGGAAGAAATACTGGAAAAATCATTCGGCAAGTTTGGTAGACTGGAGCGAGTGAAAAAGCTGAAAGATTACGCGTTCATTCACTTTGATGAGAGGGACAGTGCAGTCAAG GCATTGGCTGAAATGAATGGCAAAGATCTAGAGGGAGAGCACATTGACATAGTCTTTGCAAAGCCCCCTGATCAGAAGAGGAAAGAACGCAAAGCTCAGAGACAAGCAGCCAAAACAAACAT GTATGATGATTATTATTACAACTACGGCCCCCCTCAGTTGCCCCCTCCCACAAGAGGTGGAAGAAGTAGAGGTGGTGGTAGGGGAGGGTATGCTTACCCCCCTGACTATTATGGCTATGAGGATTACTACGATTATTATGGTTATGACTACCACAATTACCGTGACGGATACGAGGACCCCTACTACGGCTATGATGACTATCAGGCTCCCGCTAGAGGAAGAGGGGGCAGAAGTGCCTGGGGGCCATCACCAGCCAGAGGCCGAGGTGGTGCAGGTGCTTTCAGGGGCAGAGGTGGCTTCTCACCGCGTGGCGGTCCAGGATCAAGCAGAGGAGGTGTACGAGGTGCCAGAGGAGGTGTGCAGCAGAGAGGCCGCGGCGGGGTACGTGGTGCAAGGGGTGGCCGCGGTGGAAATGTAGGAGGAAAGCGCAAAGCTGATGGGTACAACCAGCCAGATTCCAAGCGGCGCCAGACCAATAATCAGAACTGGGGCTCTCAACCCATTGCTCAGCAACCGCTCCAAGGTGGTGATCGTTCTG CAGGGAAAAGAGGTCGAGGCCGGTCCTGA
- the LOC139415033 gene encoding heterogeneous nuclear ribonucleoprotein Q isoform X4 produces the protein MMSGDMVTDQVNGNGTEEPMDTTTVDTTAAEVKHSDHFQTLLDAGLPQKIAEKLDAIYVAGLVAHSDLDERAIEALKEFNEEGALQVLLQFKESDLSHVQNKSAFLCGVMKTYRQREKQGTKVSDSTKGPDEAKIKALLDRTSYTLDVTTGQRKYGGPPPDSVYSGSQPTIGTEIFVGKIPRDLFEDELVPLFEKAGPIWDLRLMMDPLSGLNRGYAFVTFCTKEAASEAVNLCNNHEIRPGKHIGVCISVANNRLFVGSIPKSKTKEQMVEEFAKVTEGLNDVILYHQPDDKKKNRGFCFLEYEDHKTAAQARRRLMSGKVKVWGNVVTVEWADPIEEPDSEVMAKVKVLFVRNLANSVTEEILEKSFGKFGRLERVKKLKDYAFIHFDERDSAVKALAEMNGKDLEGEHIDIVFAKPPDQKRKERKAQRQAAKTNMYDDYYYNYGPPQLPPPTRGGRSRGGGRGGYAYPPDYYGYEDYYDYYGYDYHNYRDGYEDPYYGYDDYQAPARGRGGRSAWGPSPARGRGGAGAFRGRGGFSPRGGPGSSRGGVRGARGGVQQRGRGGVRGARGGRGGNVGGKRKADGYNQPDSKRRQTNNQNWGSQPIAQQPLQAGKRGRGRS, from the exons GACTGGTAGCACACAGTGACCTAGATGAAAGGGCTATTGAAGCGTTGAAAGAATTTAATGAAGAAGGTGCTCTGCAAGTCCTGCTTCAGTTTAAGGAAAGTGATCTGTCGCACGTGCAA AACAAAAGTGCGTTTCTCTGTGGAGTAATGAAGACttacagacagagggagaagcaAGGAACCAAAGTTTCAGATTCCACAAAGGGACCAGATGAGGCAAAAATAAAG GCTCTGCTTGATAGAACCAGCTATACACTTGATGTGACAACGGGTCAGCGCAAGTATGGAGGCCCCCCCCCAGATTCTGTGTATTCAGGTTCTCAACCCACTATTGGAACAGAG ATATTTGTTGGGAAAATTCCTCGAGACTTGTTTGAGGACGAGCTGGTGCCGCTCTTTGAGAAGGCGGGACCTATCTGGGATCTACGTCTAATGATGGACCCACTTAGTGGCCTGAACAGGGGGTACGCCTTTGTCACTTTCTGCACTAAAGAGGCTGCCTCAGAGGCAGTAAACCTG TGTAATAATCATGAAATACGCCCCGGCAAGCACATTGGAGTGTGTATATCTGTTGCCAATAACAGGCTGTTCGTTGGCTCCATCCCCAAGAGTAAAACGAAAGAGCAGATGGTAGAGGAGTTTGCTAAAGTCACAG AGGGTCTTAATGATGTCATACTGTACCATCAGCCGGATGACAAAAAGAAGAACCGAGGTTTTTGCTTTTTGGAATACGAGGACCATAAAACTGCTGCTCAGGCCAGACGCAGGCTGATGAGTGGCAAGGTGAAAGTCTGGGGGAATGTGGTTACTGTGGAATGGGCAGACCCCATCGAGGAACCCGATTCAGAGGTCATGGCCAAG GTCAAAGTTTTGTTTGTTCGAAACCTTGCGAACAGTGTAACGGAAGAAATACTGGAAAAATCATTCGGCAAGTTTGGTAGACTGGAGCGAGTGAAAAAGCTGAAAGATTACGCGTTCATTCACTTTGATGAGAGGGACAGTGCAGTCAAG GCATTGGCTGAAATGAATGGCAAAGATCTAGAGGGAGAGCACATTGACATAGTCTTTGCAAAGCCCCCTGATCAGAAGAGGAAAGAACGCAAAGCTCAGAGACAAGCAGCCAAAACAAACAT GTATGATGATTATTATTACAACTACGGCCCCCCTCAGTTGCCCCCTCCCACAAGAGGTGGAAGAAGTAGAGGTGGTGGTAGGGGAGGGTATGCTTACCCCCCTGACTATTATGGCTATGAGGATTACTACGATTATTATGGTTATGACTACCACAATTACCGTGACGGATACGAGGACCCCTACTACGGCTATGATGACTATCAGGCTCCCGCTAGAGGAAGAGGGGGCAGAAGTGCCTGGGGGCCATCACCAGCCAGAGGCCGAGGTGGTGCAGGTGCTTTCAGGGGCAGAGGTGGCTTCTCACCGCGTGGCGGTCCAGGATCAAGCAGAGGAGGTGTACGAGGTGCCAGAGGAGGTGTGCAGCAGAGAGGCCGCGGCGGGGTACGTGGTGCAAGGGGTGGCCGCGGTGGAAATGTAGGAGGAAAGCGCAAAGCTGATGGGTACAACCAGCCAGATTCCAAGCGGCGCCAGACCAATAATCAGAACTGGGGCTCTCAACCCATTGCTCAGCAACCGCTCCAAG CAGGGAAAAGAGGTCGAGGCCGGTCCTGA
- the LOC139415033 gene encoding heterogeneous nuclear ribonucleoprotein Q isoform X1: MMSGDMVTDQVNGNGTEEPMDTTTVDTTAAEVKHSDHFQTLLDAGLPQKIAEKLDAIYVAGLVAHSDLDERAIEALKEFNEEGALQVLLQFKESDLSHVQNKSAFLCGVMKTYRQREKQGTKVSDSTKGPDEAKIKALLDRTSYTLDVTTGQRKYGGPPPDSVYSGSQPTIGTEIFVGKIPRDLFEDELVPLFEKAGPIWDLRLMMDPLSGLNRGYAFVTFCTKEAASEAVNLCNNHEIRPGKHIGVCISVANNRLFVGSIPKSKTKEQMVEEFAKVTEGLNDVILYHQPDDKKKNRGFCFLEYEDHKTAAQARRRLMSGKVKVWGNVVTVEWADPIEEPDSEVMAKVKVLFVRNLANSVTEEILEKSFGKFGRLERVKKLKDYAFIHFDERDSAVKALAEMNGKDLEGEHIDIVFAKPPDQKRKERKAQRQAAKTNMYDDYYYNYGPPQLPPPTRGGRSRGGGRGGYAYPPDYYGYEDYYDYYGYDYHNYRDGYEDPYYGYDDYQAPARGRGGRSAWGPSPARGRGGAGAFRGRGGFSPRGGPGSSRGGVRGARGGVQQRGRGGVRGARGGRGGNVGGKRKADGYNQPDSKRRQTNNQNWGSQPIAQQPLQGGDRSGNYGYKSDNQEFYQDSFGQQWK, from the exons GACTGGTAGCACACAGTGACCTAGATGAAAGGGCTATTGAAGCGTTGAAAGAATTTAATGAAGAAGGTGCTCTGCAAGTCCTGCTTCAGTTTAAGGAAAGTGATCTGTCGCACGTGCAA AACAAAAGTGCGTTTCTCTGTGGAGTAATGAAGACttacagacagagggagaagcaAGGAACCAAAGTTTCAGATTCCACAAAGGGACCAGATGAGGCAAAAATAAAG GCTCTGCTTGATAGAACCAGCTATACACTTGATGTGACAACGGGTCAGCGCAAGTATGGAGGCCCCCCCCCAGATTCTGTGTATTCAGGTTCTCAACCCACTATTGGAACAGAG ATATTTGTTGGGAAAATTCCTCGAGACTTGTTTGAGGACGAGCTGGTGCCGCTCTTTGAGAAGGCGGGACCTATCTGGGATCTACGTCTAATGATGGACCCACTTAGTGGCCTGAACAGGGGGTACGCCTTTGTCACTTTCTGCACTAAAGAGGCTGCCTCAGAGGCAGTAAACCTG TGTAATAATCATGAAATACGCCCCGGCAAGCACATTGGAGTGTGTATATCTGTTGCCAATAACAGGCTGTTCGTTGGCTCCATCCCCAAGAGTAAAACGAAAGAGCAGATGGTAGAGGAGTTTGCTAAAGTCACAG AGGGTCTTAATGATGTCATACTGTACCATCAGCCGGATGACAAAAAGAAGAACCGAGGTTTTTGCTTTTTGGAATACGAGGACCATAAAACTGCTGCTCAGGCCAGACGCAGGCTGATGAGTGGCAAGGTGAAAGTCTGGGGGAATGTGGTTACTGTGGAATGGGCAGACCCCATCGAGGAACCCGATTCAGAGGTCATGGCCAAG GTCAAAGTTTTGTTTGTTCGAAACCTTGCGAACAGTGTAACGGAAGAAATACTGGAAAAATCATTCGGCAAGTTTGGTAGACTGGAGCGAGTGAAAAAGCTGAAAGATTACGCGTTCATTCACTTTGATGAGAGGGACAGTGCAGTCAAG GCATTGGCTGAAATGAATGGCAAAGATCTAGAGGGAGAGCACATTGACATAGTCTTTGCAAAGCCCCCTGATCAGAAGAGGAAAGAACGCAAAGCTCAGAGACAAGCAGCCAAAACAAACAT GTATGATGATTATTATTACAACTACGGCCCCCCTCAGTTGCCCCCTCCCACAAGAGGTGGAAGAAGTAGAGGTGGTGGTAGGGGAGGGTATGCTTACCCCCCTGACTATTATGGCTATGAGGATTACTACGATTATTATGGTTATGACTACCACAATTACCGTGACGGATACGAGGACCCCTACTACGGCTATGATGACTATCAGGCTCCCGCTAGAGGAAGAGGGGGCAGAAGTGCCTGGGGGCCATCACCAGCCAGAGGCCGAGGTGGTGCAGGTGCTTTCAGGGGCAGAGGTGGCTTCTCACCGCGTGGCGGTCCAGGATCAAGCAGAGGAGGTGTACGAGGTGCCAGAGGAGGTGTGCAGCAGAGAGGCCGCGGCGGGGTACGTGGTGCAAGGGGTGGCCGCGGTGGAAATGTAGGAGGAAAGCGCAAAGCTGATGGGTACAACCAGCCAGATTCCAAGCGGCGCCAGACCAATAATCAGAACTGGGGCTCTCAACCCATTGCTCAGCAACCGCTCCAAGGTGGTGATCGTTCTGGTAACTATGGTTACAAATCTGACAACCAGGAGTTTTATCAGGATTCTTTTGGGCAACAGTGGAAGTAG